In Aegilops tauschii subsp. strangulata cultivar AL8/78 chromosome 3, Aet v6.0, whole genome shotgun sequence, one genomic interval encodes:
- the LOC109739069 gene encoding uncharacterized protein isoform X1 has product MCRSGSLNNSPRFQFVYNRMGGIYHEILPKSEYFSKALYTFHFAQNDLTLGYFTNKTTKQIEAYDPDPKERFTVAMQEVGAKVESLQRLFTRKVVFSKTSLAFEQDRSIKLSSYCTSGHELQVVLGFDCWMEQHQERALLLQPHGSKQAWRRPRGLISDQPHV; this is encoded by the exons ATGTGCAGATCTGGGAGTTTGAACAATTCACCAAGATTCCAGTTTGTGTATAACAGAATGG GTGGAATTTATCATGAGATCCTACCCAAATCTGAGTACTTCTCCAAGGCACTGTACACCTTCCATTTTGCCCAAAACGATCTCACCTTGGGCTACTTCACCAATAAGACTACCAAACAGATTGAGGCCTATGACCCCGATCCGAAGGAGCGGTTCACTGTGGCAATGCAG GAAGTTGGTGCCAAGGTGGAGTCCCTGCAGAGGCTGTTCACCCGGAAGGTCGTCTTCTCCAAGACCTCCCTAGCCTTTGAACAGGACCGCTCCATCAAG CTGAGTTCATACTGTACCTCAGGACATGAACTGCAagtggtgctagggtttgattGCTGGATGGAACAACACCAAGAACGTGCGTTATTACTCCAGCCACATGGAAGCAAGCAGGCATGGCGCCGCCCACGTGGCCTGATTAGTGATCAACCACACGTATGA
- the LOC109739069 gene encoding GDSL esterase/lipase ACHE isoform X5 — MRSGSLNNSPRFQFVYNRMGGIYHEILPKSEYFSKALYTFHFAQNDLTLGYFTNKTTKQIEAYDPDPKERFTVAMQEVGAKVESLQRLFTRKVVFSKTSLAFEQDRSIKDMNCKWC, encoded by the exons ATGAG ATCTGGGAGTTTGAACAATTCACCAAGATTCCAGTTTGTGTATAACAGAATGG GTGGAATTTATCATGAGATCCTACCCAAATCTGAGTACTTCTCCAAGGCACTGTACACCTTCCATTTTGCCCAAAACGATCTCACCTTGGGCTACTTCACCAATAAGACTACCAAACAGATTGAGGCCTATGACCCCGATCCGAAGGAGCGGTTCACTGTGGCAATGCAG GAAGTTGGTGCCAAGGTGGAGTCCCTGCAGAGGCTGTTCACCCGGAAGGTCGTCTTCTCCAAGACCTCCCTAGCCTTTGAACAGGACCGCTCCATCAAG GACATGAACTGCAagtggtgctag
- the LOC109739069 gene encoding GDSL esterase/lipase ACHE isoform X6 produces MGGIYHEILPKSEYFSKALYTFHFAQNDLTLGYFTNKTTKQIEAYDPDPKERFTVAMQEVGAKVESLQRLFTRKVVFSKTSLAFEQDRSIKDMNCKWC; encoded by the exons ATGG GTGGAATTTATCATGAGATCCTACCCAAATCTGAGTACTTCTCCAAGGCACTGTACACCTTCCATTTTGCCCAAAACGATCTCACCTTGGGCTACTTCACCAATAAGACTACCAAACAGATTGAGGCCTATGACCCCGATCCGAAGGAGCGGTTCACTGTGGCAATGCAG GAAGTTGGTGCCAAGGTGGAGTCCCTGCAGAGGCTGTTCACCCGGAAGGTCGTCTTCTCCAAGACCTCCCTAGCCTTTGAACAGGACCGCTCCATCAAG GACATGAACTGCAagtggtgctag
- the LOC109739069 gene encoding GDSL esterase/lipase ACHE isoform X4 produces the protein MCRSGSLNNSPRFQFVYNRMGGIYHEILPKSEYFSKALYTFHFAQNDLTLGYFTNKTTKQIEAYDPDPKERFTVAMQEVGAKVESLQRLFTRKVVFSKTSLAFEQDRSIKDMNCKWC, from the exons ATGTGCAGATCTGGGAGTTTGAACAATTCACCAAGATTCCAGTTTGTGTATAACAGAATGG GTGGAATTTATCATGAGATCCTACCCAAATCTGAGTACTTCTCCAAGGCACTGTACACCTTCCATTTTGCCCAAAACGATCTCACCTTGGGCTACTTCACCAATAAGACTACCAAACAGATTGAGGCCTATGACCCCGATCCGAAGGAGCGGTTCACTGTGGCAATGCAG GAAGTTGGTGCCAAGGTGGAGTCCCTGCAGAGGCTGTTCACCCGGAAGGTCGTCTTCTCCAAGACCTCCCTAGCCTTTGAACAGGACCGCTCCATCAAG GACATGAACTGCAagtggtgctag
- the LOC109739069 gene encoding uncharacterized protein isoform X2 — protein MRSGSLNNSPRFQFVYNRMGGIYHEILPKSEYFSKALYTFHFAQNDLTLGYFTNKTTKQIEAYDPDPKERFTVAMQEVGAKVESLQRLFTRKVVFSKTSLAFEQDRSIKLSSYCTSGHELQVVLGFDCWMEQHQERALLLQPHGSKQAWRRPRGLISDQPHV, from the exons ATGAG ATCTGGGAGTTTGAACAATTCACCAAGATTCCAGTTTGTGTATAACAGAATGG GTGGAATTTATCATGAGATCCTACCCAAATCTGAGTACTTCTCCAAGGCACTGTACACCTTCCATTTTGCCCAAAACGATCTCACCTTGGGCTACTTCACCAATAAGACTACCAAACAGATTGAGGCCTATGACCCCGATCCGAAGGAGCGGTTCACTGTGGCAATGCAG GAAGTTGGTGCCAAGGTGGAGTCCCTGCAGAGGCTGTTCACCCGGAAGGTCGTCTTCTCCAAGACCTCCCTAGCCTTTGAACAGGACCGCTCCATCAAG CTGAGTTCATACTGTACCTCAGGACATGAACTGCAagtggtgctagggtttgattGCTGGATGGAACAACACCAAGAACGTGCGTTATTACTCCAGCCACATGGAAGCAAGCAGGCATGGCGCCGCCCACGTGGCCTGATTAGTGATCAACCACACGTATGA
- the LOC109739069 gene encoding uncharacterized protein isoform X3, with product MGGIYHEILPKSEYFSKALYTFHFAQNDLTLGYFTNKTTKQIEAYDPDPKERFTVAMQEVGAKVESLQRLFTRKVVFSKTSLAFEQDRSIKLSSYCTSGHELQVVLGFDCWMEQHQERALLLQPHGSKQAWRRPRGLISDQPHV from the exons ATGG GTGGAATTTATCATGAGATCCTACCCAAATCTGAGTACTTCTCCAAGGCACTGTACACCTTCCATTTTGCCCAAAACGATCTCACCTTGGGCTACTTCACCAATAAGACTACCAAACAGATTGAGGCCTATGACCCCGATCCGAAGGAGCGGTTCACTGTGGCAATGCAG GAAGTTGGTGCCAAGGTGGAGTCCCTGCAGAGGCTGTTCACCCGGAAGGTCGTCTTCTCCAAGACCTCCCTAGCCTTTGAACAGGACCGCTCCATCAAG CTGAGTTCATACTGTACCTCAGGACATGAACTGCAagtggtgctagggtttgattGCTGGATGGAACAACACCAAGAACGTGCGTTATTACTCCAGCCACATGGAAGCAAGCAGGCATGGCGCCGCCCACGTGGCCTGATTAGTGATCAACCACACGTATGA